From one Trifolium pratense cultivar HEN17-A07 linkage group LG1, ARS_RC_1.1, whole genome shotgun sequence genomic stretch:
- the LOC123918862 gene encoding embryogenesis-associated protein EMB8-like, which yields MDCNCSNLQLIPPPSSNAYELLLQALFQIPIHHYALATAIAFTCFLYNFLEIHFIQDLFTGFSGSSVDFTYNSCSEIYDAVVSKCRILHGKYSVTPWLSSPHLQTVFLNFFGNPPIFKYKRQLFNTPDGGTIALDWVMNSVSENAGHMDDVVNKGESTPIVVIIPGLTSDSNSPYLKHLAYHTAKRGWKVVVSNHRGLGGVSITSDCFYNAGWTEDARTVVNYVHKENPRRPLFVIGTSIGANVLIKYLGEDGENVPIAGAVAVCSPWDLLIGDRFITRKRVQKFYDKALAIGLQGYAKLHQPHFSRLANWEGIEKSLSIRDFDNHATRIVGKYETVDTYYRRCSSSTYVQSVSIPLLCISALDDPVCTREAIPWDECRANKNIVLATIKHGGHLAFFEGITASSLWWVRATNEFLEVLLSSNYMHVQKKISAPNKLLDSSIDQGPYVNVTEDGMVAASNNEPTTTDNVEEINVRQDIHHDSHDKVIEENKQDELLTKTESGDSSCIAKTASARNPVPLDVITPIKRYVGQLSRENRWSTWLLVYIAITTSWPLVGSALYLVFGKKLRDFLPGGLARR from the exons ATGGATTGCAATTGCTCCAATCTCCAACTCATTCCTCCACCTTCTTCCAATGCCTACGAACTTCTTCTCCAAGCGCTCTTTCAAATTCCAATCCACCACTACGCTCTCGCCACCGCAATCGCTTTCACATGCTTTCTCTACAATTTCCTCGAAATCCATTTCATACAAGATCTCTTCACTGGATTCTCAGGCTCCTCCGTCGATTTCACATATAACTCTTGCTCTGAAATCTACGATGCCGTCGTTTCTAAGTGCCGGATTCTTCACGGAAAATATTCGGTCACTCCGTGGCTTTCTAGTCCTCATCTTCAAACTGTTTTTCTTAACTTCTTTGGAAATCCTCCAATATTCAAATACAAAAG ACAATTATTTAATACTCCTGACGGTGGCACTATTGCTTTGGACTGGGTTATGAACTCTG TTTCCGAAAATGCTGGCCATATGGATGATGTTGTTAATAAAGGCGAATCTACTCCCATTGTTGTAATAATTCCTGGTTTAACAAGTGACTCTAATTCTCCT TATCTCAAACATCTTGCATATCATACAGCAAAGCGTGGGTGGAAAGTTGTTGTCAGCAATCACAGAGGACTTGGAGGTGTTTCAATCACG TCTGATTGTTTCTACAATGCTGGGTGGACTGAGGATGCCCGCACAGTGGTTAATTATGTCCACAAGGAGAATCCCAGGAGGCCTTTGTTTGTTATTGGAACTAGTATTGGAGCTAATGTTCTG ATAAAATATCTTGGTGAGGATGGTGAGAATGTTCCTATAGCTGGAGCTGTAGCAGTTTGCTCTCCTTGGGACCTTTTG ATAGGGGACCGATTTATAACCCGTAAGCGTGTGCAGAAGTTTTATGATAAAGCACTAGCTATTGGACTTCAAGGTTATGCAAAATT ACACCAACCTCACTTTTCTCGCCTCGCTAATTGGGAAGGGATAGAAAAG TCACTTTCTATTCGAGATTTTGATAACCATGCCACTCGCATTGTTGGGAAATATGAG ACTGTTGATACGTACTATAGACGCTGCAGCAGTTCTACTTATGTGCAATCTGTATCGATTCCTCTTCTCTGTATTAGTGCTCTGGATGATCCAGTATGTACCAGGGAAGCCATTCCTTGGGATGAATGCAG ggcaaataaaaatattgtattgGCCACTATAAAGCATGGAGGACATCTTGCCTTCTTTGAAGGGATAACCGCATCTAGCCTATG GTGGGTAAGAGCTACTAATGAATTCCTTGAGGTACTACTCTCTAGCAATTATATGCATGTTCAGAAGAAG ATCTCTGCACCAAACAAACTATTGGACTCGTCAATTGATCAGGGTCCTTACGTCAATGTTACTGAAGATGGAATGGTGGCTGCATCAAACAATGAGCCAACAACAACAGACAATGTGGAAGAAATAAATGTAAGACAAGATATTCATCATGACAGTCATGACAAGGTTatagaagaaaataaacaagATGAGCTTCTGACTAAAACAGAGAGTGGTGATTCGTCTTGTATTGCTAAAACAGCTAGTGCCCGTAATCCAGTACCTCTAGATGTAATAACGCCTATCAAAAGATACGTAGGCCAGTTATCTCGAGAAAATCGATGGTCCACTTGGTTGTTGGTTTATATTGCTATCACCACAAGTTGGCCATTGGTTGGTTCAGCCCTATATCTTGTGTTTGGGAAAAAGCTCAGGGATTTCTTACCCGGTGGTTTGGCTAGAAGATAA
- the LOC123918872 gene encoding phospholipase ABHD3-like: MVYYYPGSFSESESHSPIKNTSTQNTLLMELDSSTTSNGYLLLLKGLSLIPISHYAFAFITLIIFLLISIIYNSLEIHFFQDLFSGFSGSPVQFSYNSSSQIYHAVVSNCRILQGNYSVTPWLSSPHLQTIFLNFFGNPPTVKYKRQLFTTSDGGTLALDWVTSSDVSDDESTPIVVLIPGLTSDSSSPYLKHLAYHTAKRGWKVVVSNHRGFGGVPITSDCFYNSGWTEDTRTVVNYLHKENPRAPLFIVGTSIGANILVKYLGEDGENTPVAGAVAVCSPWDLLIGDRYINRAPMQKLYNKALAGGQRDYAKLHQPQFSRLANWEGIEKSLSVREFDEHATCMVGKYETVDTYYRRCSSSTYVQSVSVPLLCISALDDPVCTTEAIPWDECKANKNIVLATVKHGGHLAFFEGITASSLWWVRATNEFLSVLHSSHYMHEQKKISTPNTLLDSSIDQGPYVNVTEDGMVAALNSEPTTDNQKKYM, translated from the exons ATGGTCTATTATTATCCCGGGTCTTTCTCAGAATCTGAGTCTCACTCACCTATCAAAAACACTTCAACACAAAACACTCTTCTCATGGAACTAGATTCATCAACAACTTCAAACGGTTACTTACTCCTTCTCAAAGGACTTTCTCTCATTCCAATCTCGCATTACGCCTTCGCTTTCATCACTCTTATCATATTCCTTCTCATTTCCATTATCTACAATTCTCTCGAAATCCATTTCTTCCAAGACCTCTTCTCCGGATTCTCCGGCTCTCCGGTTCAATTCAGTTACAACTCCTCCTCCCAAATCTACCACGCCGTCGTTTCAAACTGCCGGATTCTTCAAGGAAACTATTCCGTCACACCGTGGCTTTCCAGTCCTCATCTTCAAACTATTTTTCTCAACTTCTTCGGAAATCCTCCAACTGTTAAATACAAAAG ACAATTATTTACTACTTCTGATGGTGGAACACTTGCTTTGGATTGGGTAACAAGTTCTGATG TTTCTGATGATGAATCTACTCCCATTGTTGTTTTGATTCCTGGCTTAACAAGTGATTCTTCGTCTCct TATCTCAAACACCTTGCATATCATACAGCAAAGCGTGGATGGAAAGTTGTTGTCAGTAATCACCGAGGCTTTGGAGGTGTTCCAATCACG AGTGACTGTTTCTACAATTCTGGATGGACTGAGGATACTCGCACAGTGGTTAATTATCTCCATAAAGAAAATCCCAGAGCGCCTTTGTTTATTGTTGGAACTAGTATTGGAGCTAATATTCTG GTAAAATATCTTGGTGAGGATGGTGAGAATACTCCTGTAGCTGGAGCTGTAGCTGTGTGCTCTCCTTGGGACCTTTTG ATAGGGGATAGATATATAAATCGTGCTCCTATGCAAAAGCTTTATAATAAAGCACTGGCAGGTGGACAAAGAGATTATGCAAAATT ACACCAGCCTCAGTTTTCCCGCCTTGCTAATTGGGAAGGGATAGAAAAG TCACTTTCTGTTCGAGAGTTTGATGAACATGCCACATGCATGGTTGGGAAATATGAG aCGGTTGATACGTACTATAGACGCTGCAGCAGTTCTACTTATGTGCAATCTGTATCGGTTCCTCTTCTCTGTATTAGTGCTCTTGATGATCCTGTCTGTACCACAGAAGCCATTCCCTGGGATGAATGCAA ggcaaataaaaatattgtgtTGGCAACTGTAAAGCATGGAGGACATCTTGCCTTCTTTGAAGGGATAACTGCATCTAGCCTGTG GTGGGTGAGAGCTACTAATGAATTTCTTAGTGTACTACACTCTAGCCATTATATGCATGAACAAAAAAAG ATCTCTACGCCAAACACACTGTTGGATTCGTCAATTGATCAGGGCCCTTATGTCAATGTTACCGAAGATGGAATGGTGGCTGCATTGAACAGTGAGCCAACAACGGACAACCAAAAGAAATACATGTAA
- the LOC123918879 gene encoding splicing factor 3B subunit 4 isoform X1: protein MSGNNSSCTIYIGNLDERVTDRVLYDILIQAGRVVDLHIVKDKESEKPKGFAFAEYETEEIADYAVKLFSGLVTLYKRTLKFASANKQISGRDKNTPNSSTATTPTSNSSQRPRPYPVQVQINSSENFQHPTRQSIPDRFSDHAVNYSQVPPPHRVTDQPSGYGSHYSSNHMDYSRRAFGEALDNATRSSSRSRRPDGVSPISYPPY from the exons ATGTCTGGCAATAATTCAAGTTGCACCATTTACATAG GCAATCTGGATGAGAGGGTGACAGACAGAGTCTTGTATGATATATTAATTCAAGCTGGACGAGTGGTAGACTTGCACATCGTTAAAGATAAGGAATCGGAGAAGCCAAAAGGCTTTGCCTTTGCAGAATATGAAACTGAGGAGATTGCAGACTATGCTGTCAAACTTTTCTCAGGCCTTGTAACACTGTACAAACGAACGCTGAAGTTTGCG TCTGCTAATAAACAGATATCTGGAAGGGACAAAAATACCCCTAATAGTTCTACAGCTACTACACCCACATCAAATTCTTCTCAACGACCAAGGCCTTACCCTGTGCAAGTGCAAATAAACAGTTCAGAAAATTTTCAGCATCCCACTAGGCAATCAATACCTGACCGATTCTCAGATCATGCAGTAAATTATTCACAAG TTCCTCCTCCTCATCGTGTAACTGACCAACCTAGTGGGTATGGATCTCACTACAGCAGCAACCATATGGATTACAGTCGGAGAGCTTTTGGGGAGGCATTGGATAACGCCACCCGTTCTAGTTCTAGGTCACGCCGCCCTGATGGAGTTAGCCCAATTTCTTATCCACCTTactaa
- the LOC123918879 gene encoding splicing factor 3B subunit 4 isoform X2, giving the protein MSGNNSSCTIYIGNLDERVTDRVLYDILIQAGRVVDLHIVKDKESEKPKGFAFAEYETEEIADYAVKLFSGLVTLYKRTLKFAISGRDKNTPNSSTATTPTSNSSQRPRPYPVQVQINSSENFQHPTRQSIPDRFSDHAVNYSQVPPPHRVTDQPSGYGSHYSSNHMDYSRRAFGEALDNATRSSSRSRRPDGVSPISYPPY; this is encoded by the exons ATGTCTGGCAATAATTCAAGTTGCACCATTTACATAG GCAATCTGGATGAGAGGGTGACAGACAGAGTCTTGTATGATATATTAATTCAAGCTGGACGAGTGGTAGACTTGCACATCGTTAAAGATAAGGAATCGGAGAAGCCAAAAGGCTTTGCCTTTGCAGAATATGAAACTGAGGAGATTGCAGACTATGCTGTCAAACTTTTCTCAGGCCTTGTAACACTGTACAAACGAACGCTGAAGTTTGCG ATATCTGGAAGGGACAAAAATACCCCTAATAGTTCTACAGCTACTACACCCACATCAAATTCTTCTCAACGACCAAGGCCTTACCCTGTGCAAGTGCAAATAAACAGTTCAGAAAATTTTCAGCATCCCACTAGGCAATCAATACCTGACCGATTCTCAGATCATGCAGTAAATTATTCACAAG TTCCTCCTCCTCATCGTGTAACTGACCAACCTAGTGGGTATGGATCTCACTACAGCAGCAACCATATGGATTACAGTCGGAGAGCTTTTGGGGAGGCATTGGATAACGCCACCCGTTCTAGTTCTAGGTCACGCCGCCCTGATGGAGTTAGCCCAATTTCTTATCCACCTTactaa
- the LOC123918884 gene encoding 50S ribosomal protein L30-like codes for MNAFKAYKACVPIAYSPNLYITLVRGIPGTRKQHRRTLEALRLGKCNRTVMRWNTPTVRGMIQQVKRLVVVETEDMYKARKQKDDAHRALRPPLVINHQPVSA; via the exons ATGAATGCATTCAAGGCATACAAGGCTTGTGTCCCAATTGCTTATAGCCCCAATCTCTATATAACTCTGGTAAGGGGCATTCCAGGGACCAGGAAGCAACATAGGCGCACTTTGGAAGCACTGCGCCTTGGGAAATGTAATCGAACTGTCATGCGATGGAACACACCTACTGTTAGGGGAATGATCCAACAG GTCAAGAGGTTAGTTGTTGTTGAGACAGAGGATATGTACAAGGCCCGCAAACAGAAGGATGATGCCCACCGAGCTCTTCGTCCTCCATTGGTCATAAACCATCAACCTGTTTCTGCTTAG